The following coding sequences are from one Ferrimicrobium sp. window:
- a CDS encoding GNAT family N-acetyltransferase, with the protein MDTLMVRQLRQAEAPQASAVLLAAYRQIYPEGESSEEGYLHYVADVGARLSQVPVLGCFLGERLIGSVTLVLDEASEYAEGLQVGEAGIRMLGVDPKVQRHGAGRALVTACLDQARANQKHAVSLHTNVQMVQAQRLYERMGFVRVPERDLTLPQVKLLGYRRSLDGKE; encoded by the coding sequence ATGGATACGCTGATGGTTCGACAGCTTCGACAAGCGGAGGCCCCACAAGCGAGTGCCGTATTGTTGGCGGCGTATCGCCAGATCTATCCCGAAGGAGAGTCGAGCGAAGAGGGTTATCTGCATTACGTCGCAGACGTTGGTGCTCGGCTTTCGCAGGTGCCAGTCCTTGGTTGCTTCCTGGGCGAGCGGCTTATTGGTTCAGTGACGCTCGTGCTTGATGAAGCATCCGAATACGCGGAGGGGCTCCAAGTTGGCGAGGCCGGCATTCGGATGCTTGGCGTTGATCCCAAGGTACAGCGTCATGGAGCGGGTCGAGCGCTGGTCACAGCCTGTCTCGATCAAGCCAGAGCTAACCAGAAGCATGCGGTATCACTACATACGAATGTACAGATGGTCCAGGCTCAGCGGCTGTATGAACGAATGGGTTTCGTTCGGGTTCCCGAGCGAGATCTCACATTACCACAGGTCAAGCTCCTTGGATATCGGCGCAGCTTGGATGGCAAAGAATAG
- the tal gene encoding transaldolase: protein MHGVRSLAKLGQSVWLDSISRQLIDSGTLAHYVHDVGITGLTSNPSILAHAIGHSNDYDGALDRFVAKGVHEAEDMIYELAIVDLTDAANLLREAWERSGHRDGFVSIEVPPEYANSVPETMSWARRLRARFDLENVLIKVPGTEAGCQAIRDLIADGIGVNVTLLFGLKHYVAAATAFLDGLELRQRAGLDLDVPSVASVFVSRWDSAANPKLPPQLQQQTGLAVMQSIWAAHQQILATDRCQDLCNGADRMQRVLWASTSTKDPAFSDTFYVSALAAPGTVNTMPETTLLAFDDHGEISSVLDDALAKSEATIARLEEAGLDIEQLADELQVNGAQSFTADWNTLVDSVGRKLKGTA, encoded by the coding sequence ATGCATGGAGTACGTTCGCTCGCAAAGCTCGGGCAAAGTGTCTGGTTGGACTCGATTTCACGGCAGTTGATCGATTCGGGTACGTTAGCTCACTATGTGCATGATGTCGGCATCACCGGTCTCACGTCGAACCCATCTATTTTGGCCCATGCGATTGGCCATTCGAATGATTACGATGGGGCGCTTGATCGTTTTGTGGCCAAGGGCGTGCACGAGGCCGAGGACATGATCTACGAGCTGGCGATCGTCGACCTCACGGACGCAGCGAACCTGCTACGAGAGGCTTGGGAGCGAAGCGGTCATCGAGATGGCTTTGTATCCATCGAGGTACCTCCAGAGTATGCCAACTCGGTTCCTGAGACCATGTCCTGGGCCCGTCGATTGCGTGCGCGCTTCGATCTCGAGAATGTGCTCATCAAGGTGCCGGGCACCGAGGCTGGATGCCAAGCGATTCGGGATCTTATCGCCGATGGCATCGGTGTCAACGTGACCCTGCTTTTTGGCCTTAAGCATTATGTTGCTGCGGCGACGGCTTTTCTTGACGGTCTCGAACTTCGCCAACGCGCTGGCTTGGATTTGGATGTTCCCTCAGTTGCCTCGGTCTTCGTCTCTCGTTGGGATTCCGCTGCCAACCCGAAGCTGCCGCCCCAGCTGCAACAACAGACCGGCTTGGCCGTCATGCAATCAATCTGGGCAGCCCATCAACAGATACTTGCGACCGACCGTTGTCAGGATCTCTGCAACGGTGCCGATCGGATGCAGCGCGTGTTATGGGCCTCCACCTCGACCAAGGACCCCGCCTTCTCGGACACGTTCTACGTGTCTGCCTTAGCTGCGCCTGGAACGGTGAACACCATGCCAGAGACGACGCTGCTGGCTTTTGACGATCACGGCGAGATTTCTTCGGTGCTTGATGACGCGCTTGCTAAGTCAGAGGCGACGATTGCCCGCCTTGAAGAGGCGGGGCTCGATATCGAGCAGCTCGCTGATGAGCTTCAGGTCAACGGAGCTCAGAGCTTTACCGCTGACTGGAATACGTTGGTCGACTCAGTAGGGCGTAAACTCAAGGGCACCGCCTAA
- a CDS encoding DUF4268 domain-containing protein, giving the protein MAEQVIGRPMRVSAREIWLGGTHELIDWFTRHPDALNDALDCSITTLVRPVNAGPRSADLIGEDSEGGIVVVEICLTKSNNAGLGRLLTYSSALGATTVIWVAEEFSAEHIGAVAWLNRCSMTRFFLLQVHGLRGIDGTVSHLVNRILGPSRLIRIAEFERRTLVDRSEERRRFFALLAGHESAPVMVPAVRGATSVIHRLTRLAGVTYNFVVEPLESGVEIRIAGPGDRQAEANHIFNSLLALREDLEQAIAPDPLLWESLGSGHFRIALMIPGGFESPEAQWDEIHVHLVESMTRLRQAFKRYLHNLARQ; this is encoded by the coding sequence GTGGCGGAGCAGGTCATCGGCAGGCCGATGAGGGTTTCGGCTCGGGAGATCTGGCTCGGTGGCACCCATGAGCTCATCGACTGGTTTACCCGCCACCCGGATGCGCTCAATGATGCGCTTGATTGCTCCATCACCACACTGGTGCGTCCGGTGAACGCTGGCCCGCGGTCCGCCGATCTCATTGGAGAGGACTCCGAGGGCGGCATCGTCGTAGTCGAGATATGCCTCACAAAGAGCAATAACGCAGGTCTTGGGCGACTGCTCACATACTCAAGCGCGTTGGGCGCAACAACCGTCATCTGGGTTGCGGAAGAGTTTAGCGCCGAACACATCGGTGCGGTGGCATGGCTCAATCGCTGCTCGATGACACGGTTTTTCCTCCTCCAGGTTCATGGTCTGCGGGGTATCGATGGTACGGTATCGCATCTGGTCAATCGAATCCTCGGTCCATCGCGATTGATTCGCATCGCCGAGTTTGAGCGCCGGACCCTGGTAGATCGCAGTGAAGAGCGCCGAAGGTTCTTTGCTCTCCTCGCTGGACATGAGAGCGCACCAGTGATGGTGCCCGCGGTCCGCGGTGCCACTTCTGTCATCCATCGATTGACTCGTCTGGCGGGAGTGACCTACAACTTCGTTGTTGAGCCACTTGAGAGTGGCGTTGAGATTCGTATTGCTGGTCCAGGAGACCGCCAGGCTGAGGCCAATCACATCTTCAACTCGTTACTGGCGCTCAGAGAGGATCTGGAGCAGGCGATTGCACCTGATCCATTGTTGTGGGAGTCGTTGGGTTCGGGACACTTTCGGATTGCCCTGATGATACCGGGGGGGTTCGAATCCCCGGAGGCCCAATGGGACGAGATCCACGTGCATCTGGTGGAATCGATGACGCGACTCCGGCAGGCCTTTAAACGATACTTGCATAATTTGGCACGTCAGTAG
- a CDS encoding peptidase E: MSTQEPTILATSGGLMRGGRTEMAFAPLLKYALALSGASKPKLLYVGTAMGDDSAIAARMIEAGRAAGVPVDLLKLYPMPNVDDPLAWVLDHDVVWVGGGSVANLLALWRLHGLDDVLTQAWHQGIVLAGVSAGSLCWHSGGTTDSFTPRLSPVTNGLGLLPYSNGVHYDSEERRRPLFQRLIAERVLPDGYATEDGTGLVFHGTQLVEAVAEIPGKQAYSVRLDGDSVQEEPLATRLLQA, translated from the coding sequence ATGTCAACCCAAGAACCAACGATCCTTGCCACCTCTGGTGGGCTCATGCGTGGTGGACGCACGGAGATGGCGTTCGCCCCCTTGCTCAAGTATGCACTGGCACTCAGTGGTGCCAGCAAACCCAAGTTGCTCTACGTCGGTACCGCCATGGGAGACGATTCCGCTATCGCAGCTCGGATGATCGAGGCCGGGCGAGCCGCTGGGGTCCCAGTTGATCTGCTGAAACTCTATCCAATGCCAAACGTCGATGACCCCCTGGCTTGGGTACTCGATCACGATGTGGTTTGGGTCGGAGGAGGAAGCGTAGCCAACTTGTTGGCGCTCTGGCGCTTGCACGGTCTCGACGATGTCCTGACGCAAGCATGGCACCAAGGAATCGTCCTTGCGGGTGTCTCAGCGGGTTCGCTCTGCTGGCATAGCGGAGGCACGACCGACTCCTTCACCCCTCGGCTCTCCCCGGTCACCAACGGGCTCGGCCTGCTTCCCTACTCCAATGGCGTCCACTATGACTCCGAAGAGCGTCGGCGACCGCTGTTTCAGCGGCTGATCGCCGAGCGTGTGTTACCCGACGGCTACGCCACCGAGGACGGCACTGGCCTTGTCTTTCACGGTACCCAACTTGTCGAAGCAGTGGCCGAGATCCCGGGCAAGCAGGCCTACTCAGTGCGACTCGACGGAGATAGCGTTCAAGAAGAGCCTCTCGCCACACGCCTCCTCCAAGCCTAA
- the hutH gene encoding histidine ammonia-lyase, with translation MEIEPGSLTYEQLLMVRDGVNKLTLPTRSWDTIRTSAATVATIAEATDPAYGINTGFGRLANTQIPPSELLLLQRNLVLSHAVGVGEPLGDAVVRMVLLLKIASLAQGYSGVTPEVFEALIDLLTHDVLPIIPSQGSVGASGDLAPLAHLAAVLLGIGEVRVRGSRMPASEALSLLGRSPITLQPKEGLALLNGTQVSTALAIEGLLAIDRVARAAVVTGALSVDAAAGSVVPFDPRIQAVRGHHLQAVVAAAYRTLLEGSGITQWHQDCEKVQDPYSLRCQPQVMGPVFDTLQWCGGTLLTEANGVSDNPLVFTGTQEVLSGGNFHAEPVAMASDFLAIAASEVGGIAERRIALLIDATLSGLPPFLVKNGGVNSGFMIAHVSAAALASENKSLAHPASVDSLPTSANQEDHVSMATFAARRLGPLARNVATIVGIELLAAVQGIELRAPVETSPQLQQVIGRLREVVPHYDVDHFMAPDIEAATELVASGEIGAFAPLPSLAQ, from the coding sequence ATGGAGATTGAACCAGGTTCGCTCACCTACGAGCAGCTGTTGATGGTCAGGGATGGAGTTAATAAACTCACCCTGCCAACCCGATCATGGGATACCATCAGGACCTCCGCGGCCACCGTAGCTACCATCGCTGAGGCCACCGATCCGGCCTATGGGATCAACACTGGGTTTGGCCGTTTGGCCAATACGCAGATTCCCCCGTCCGAGTTGTTGCTGTTGCAACGTAACCTCGTCCTATCGCACGCTGTTGGTGTCGGCGAGCCCCTGGGGGATGCGGTGGTGCGCATGGTGCTGCTACTCAAGATTGCAAGTCTGGCCCAAGGGTATTCAGGCGTGACACCCGAGGTTTTCGAGGCCCTCATCGACCTGCTCACCCACGATGTCTTGCCCATTATTCCGTCCCAGGGTTCGGTGGGTGCATCGGGGGATCTCGCCCCGCTGGCGCACCTCGCGGCCGTCCTCCTCGGCATCGGCGAGGTTCGAGTACGCGGATCACGCATGCCTGCGTCAGAGGCTCTTTCGCTCCTCGGGCGTTCACCGATCACCCTCCAGCCGAAGGAGGGTTTAGCCCTCCTCAATGGAACGCAGGTCTCCACCGCATTGGCCATCGAAGGACTCTTGGCCATCGATCGCGTGGCCAGAGCCGCAGTGGTAACCGGGGCATTGAGTGTCGATGCCGCAGCGGGGTCGGTCGTCCCCTTCGATCCTAGGATCCAGGCGGTGCGTGGTCATCATCTCCAGGCAGTGGTTGCGGCTGCCTACCGTACCCTGCTTGAAGGCTCTGGTATCACCCAGTGGCACCAGGACTGTGAGAAAGTCCAAGATCCGTACAGCTTGCGTTGCCAACCGCAGGTGATGGGTCCGGTCTTTGACACACTGCAGTGGTGCGGGGGAACGTTGTTGACCGAAGCTAACGGCGTTTCTGACAATCCACTGGTTTTTACTGGAACCCAAGAGGTGCTCTCTGGCGGTAATTTCCACGCCGAGCCCGTCGCTATGGCAAGTGATTTTCTTGCCATCGCCGCTAGCGAAGTAGGGGGTATCGCAGAACGCCGTATTGCACTTCTGATCGATGCAACGCTGAGCGGCTTACCGCCATTTCTTGTCAAGAATGGGGGAGTCAATTCTGGCTTCATGATCGCGCATGTGAGCGCTGCTGCGCTCGCCTCTGAAAACAAGAGCCTTGCGCATCCGGCATCGGTTGATTCGCTTCCGACGTCTGCTAATCAGGAGGATCACGTCTCAATGGCGACCTTCGCTGCACGGCGTCTAGGGCCATTGGCGCGTAACGTTGCCACGATCGTCGGTATCGAACTCCTCGCTGCCGTACAGGGCATCGAGCTAAGAGCCCCGGTCGAGACCAGCCCTCAACTCCAGCAGGTGATTGGCCGGTTGCGCGAGGTCGTCCCTCACTATGACGTCGACCACTTCATGGCGCCCGATATCGAAGCTGCAACCGAACTGGTGGCCAGCGGCGAGATTGGAGCTTTCGCCCCGTTGCCATCGCTCGCCCAATGA